The window TTGGTCTCCTTTGCACAGACACCAGCACAGCCTCAGCTGCAACTTGGTCTCCTTTGCACAGACACCAGCACAGCCTCAGCTGCATCTCTCAGACGTATCACTGCTGTCTGATCTGCCTGCACGGCAAGTACACACGTTTGCTCCCCTTTTTCGTGTCAGCCTTTTGTCGGCTACACCATTCTGAGGACATGTGCAGCGAAGTGGTCGGCATGCAGGGGACGGAGGAATGGCTGGGGGAAATCGCGTCGAATACCAGGCGTGGTGACTACGCCATGACAGGTAGCAAATCCGAATGCACTTTGTCTATCTTGTGGTGACAAATGCTTACCCCTCTAGATGAACGAAACGCGACACCATCCGCGATTGGTGGTGCCATGCCAACAAGCATCCCATCAATGTTATCCGGACAAACTGGCACCTGAATGGAGACCGCCCAAGTGGATAACGGGATATGTGTACACAATAAAGCCATCCGTGGTGGAttcggcgacagcgagagtcCGGTCGTCACTTCTATATCTTTGTCTTGACCATACTAGGATGAattctcgcctttctcctgaCTGTTGCCATCCTCACATTCAGCTATACTGCTGCTACACGCTCCTCAACACTGTTCCGATCACTGATGAATACGTCACCCCACTCTGTGGTACCGCAGCTCTTCTTTGGTTGTTCACAGACAACAACACAAGGACGCGGCGACAAAATGCGTCTCATTCCTCTGCATCCCTGCGTACTTTTGACGATGccgagtttcttctctgttctggAGATGCCCTTTTTTCAATCTCCaaaggaaagacacaggCCAGAGCCATTTCATTCCGCATCACTTCCTCGCGTCCAGCCCCCGCAACCTGTGGAGCCCGAACAGCCATCTTTGTAGCCTAGCTAGAGGAAGTGACGGCTCTATTGCAGGGAATCTTTAGCTGCATCACCGTCTCTTCGTTGAAGTGGACTCTTACATGGTAGGTCTCGCTTCGCTAATGAAAAGTTAGTACTACCAAGGCGCGTTCGTGTCAGCCACTGATTCACAAACTCTTTCCAGGGCTTACGTACGCAAACTCTTCTAGGGCTCCAGGTCCCGTGCAGTAACCCGCATGAATTCTTCCAAGGTCGTCTACTCTAACCGAACATTTGTACTGTAGAGATGCTTCGATGTTCAGTACCGCCAGGACACCCAAACGTGGTCACCCCGATAGTGAGACCAGCAGTCTACCGTCGGCGAGAAAATATATGACGTGACTCGAAATGTGTCCGGCGCCCTACTATCGTCAGTGAGGCAAGGGTGGTTGGCATGCGCTGTCGACGCCTACACGCATACTCTCTGCATGCCTTTCTGTATGCCATAATGAGGACGTGTGTGCTTGCCTTTTCCAAAGCGCCCTTCTGTCGATTGTCGACCTTCTATGGGTTTTGGAAAATCAACGAATTCTTTCGGATCTCCTTCGGCGTGTAAACATTCCTGTCCGTCAGTTTGGTAGCCGCCCTCGGCGTTGGCGGCCGCCATTCGGCGGCACTCGTGACTTTCAGCACGATGCCAACAGAGGGACTGAGGGACGTTTACGTAGGCGAACAGACTCTGTCTAGGAAATTGTTTCGCCTCTGGAACGGAATGCCACCGGGGATGCTCTAGCCCGGCTACACCGGATACCTACAAGCTTTCACCCCAACTTAGTTGCTTGCGGATTCACACGGAACGCGCGGAGCGGTAGCCACATTGAAGGACGCAGTTGAAGCCGCTGGTCAAACGAAAGCCTCCTTCAAAACAAAGTGAAATAGAAAAGGCCTCGCGGCATCACTTGCCGCCACCTCTTGCCCGTCGGCCGCAGTCCTCCGGGGCATCGCACCTCAGAAACCGGTTATCGCCCACCATCAGACCAGAAAACAAACACTTGAATCAGTCTTTCCTTTGCTCACCGAGTAGAAGGTCCGAACTTCAACAAgtgagaggaggcagacgactGGAACACCACCACTCGGCATCCCAGAGTTGTATTTTGTTACGTATTCAAAGAGCTCTGGAAGGGAACCTGCGCAGGTCGCCGGCGGCGTTCCCGGGGCACATGCCGCGCTGCGAACGCTGTGTCTTTGGCTTTTGTGGCAGTCACACTGCTGTGGGCAGCGCATCTGTGCGGTGTCGGAGCGAGCAAAACAAAGTGCTTTCCCTGTGCGGCACAATAGACGGACCGATTGTGTGTTCGCTTCGGCTGCGTTGTCACTGTACGTGCGATTCTATCATGTTTCAAAACTACCTCTTGCAGAATGTGGGCACTGTAGCAAGGGCTATCGCAATACCGTGGTGGTCGGATTCTCTAATCATTCCTTGAACAGACAGCATCGCCTTGTGTCCAgcgtctcccgttttcccaGCTACTATGTCTAAGGACTCTTGGTGCCTGGGCGCCTGCTGCTTTCGTGATTTTTGAACTTTCTACAAATTGTGGGAGTTGCTTCCGAGCCTCCCACACTTCAGGCAGAAATCGTATTGGGTGCTATCTCGACGGTGCTGGTACGCCGTTTTTCCACAGGTTGAGTTCTCCCCGGAAGCGTGGAATTACTTTACGAGAGCTTGACCCTGTCCGCTTTCTTTGTCCCGGCAAATCACTCTATAGTTAAGCGCTTTCGCTCAGCTCTGAAGCGCGGTTGTCGTCGTATCGTCGCGAAGTTCCCGTGTGAATGCAGTTAACTGCTCCCTCACGAGCGTCCACCGGGACCTGCCCTGGCCTTTCGCCTCTATTTTCCAGAAGCTGCTGTCGCGGACGAACGCGAAACCGTCGCGGTTTCTAGCTTTCGGTAGCCACTGGTACCCTCACTCCTAACACGCCAACGACGTAATCGAATCTCTGGCTTTGCACCGCTCCAAGCAATCCCAGCTTCGTTTCGCgggctgtctgtacacctgggGCCAGGATGGCGGCCCCAGCACCGGACAACGATGTGCCGTCGTCGGCGGGACAAGATCCGACACCCACTGGTAGTGCAGCTGTGCCGGAAGTCTCCGCTGGCGGAAATGAACATTCTAAATCTGCCGATGGAGCGGTCCGGGAGGACACCCAGGCGGGAAGCGCGGTGGCGGAAGGGACGGCAGCTGGGCAAGATGGCGACTCTCCACACCGCGAGTTCCATCACCATCGGACTGTGAGTCGACGGTTGTCCAGTAAACGCGACTCCGCTTCGGCACCCAACGGGGCGGGACACATGCATTTGGGGAAGTCGatttcttccgtgtctcaGTGCCATCGAGAAGAGCACGCCCGACTGCTTCCGGTCGGCAGCAGTATGAGCTTGGCTCCAGGCATGGGCTATGAAAATGTGGAAACCGAGGTCATTGATCGCCTGAGTAAGAGCCATGTTAGCCTTAAGGAGCTGGTCGAGACGGCAAGAAAGACCGACCCCGAAGCGTTCAGGATGGCCGTCACTTTGACGGAACAATCCCACCCCACGAGCGGGAAAAATAGGTTCGCTTCACTTTCCATTGAGGTGAGCCATCGCACGATGACTGACGGGGCACGTATGTGTCATGGGCGGGAGACCCAGGGGGGAAAGAACACTTTTTCCAATGATGCTCTTTTCTGAAATTCGGCGGGCTAGGCCAACCCTTTAGAGTCACTGTGGCCAAAGCCCGCCATGTCGGATCGAACAGGGATCCGACGCGTGCTAACCGAGTCAGAAAACGTTTCCGCTCCGGCGGTAGTTCCTGTGAGAACCAAGTACCTTGCGTTAGACCAGTTCCCCGTCACGTGACGCGCGTGCCCCGTGGTTTGCCGCGGCGACGCAGTGTTCAGAGTATTCACCgcgtgaggaaggcgccATGAGTAGCGAtcagagaagaaactggaGGAAAAAATTGCAAGAAACGCCCTTTCGATTGCAATAGATTGGCAGCCACGTTCCGTGTATCCAAAAACCAGGTATCATTGACCGTTTCGTGTCAGTATCCGTGTTACGAGACAACATGGACGTGTTGTTCCGTACACAGTATCTTTGCAAAGCTTTAAGGTTTCAAACTTGTGAATGCGTTCTTTGCATTTAAATGCTCCATTTTCGGAAGCGATTCAATATGCGAGCGTGATTTAGTTAAGGGATTACAAGATATATCAGAAGGCGTTCACCTCGGTGACGCCATTGAACAGAGCGGGATACAGCGTATCTGAAGCGACGAGTGCAGGCCAGGACAATCCGAAGACTGGGAATACTCGTGCGTGCCAAGGGCGACAGACCCCGGAACGCGGAGGACTGCActgctgtatgtacacacgACCATCGGGGCCTCGTCGGAGGAGTGCTTGAACTTTCCGCGTATCCCCGTTTAGGAtatttcctctcctctccttcgtgaAAACGTCCCGTGGGGCCAGGGGCTCTCCGAGGACGCTTGAGTCGGCGCACCAACCGGTGCatcgaggcgagaagaggggtTGGCGGAGCGCCTAGTTTCCACTTTGGGTCTGTGCGAATGCATGCGTTGCCCGCCTCTTTTGCTGCCGTCGCTCAGCATCCAGTGGTTCCATCTGTCTGCGGGCCTCGCGTCTGCCGGGCTGCGTGTTCTCAGGAACTGGCCAAGGAATTCGGGTTGAAGGACTTGAACAACGGGCTAACCGAAGAGCAAGTGCAGGAGAACCGGCGGATTTACGGGCCCAACATCctcgagaaagacaagagcgAACCGGTGTGGAAGATTTTCATCCAGCAGTTTCTGAGTCCGgtcgtcctcctcttgcTCATCGCGTCCATTGCGTCGCTCGCCCTGCAGGAGTGGGTAGAAGGCGCCGCCATTCTCATCATTGTGACTCTGaacgcttctctcgccacgtACATGGAGAAATCAGGTTCGTCAACGCCGCGCTTCGATAGCGGCTCGTTTTAGGGGGTGTACGCGTTTACCGGCGCGGCTAGCCATGCTTGTGGCGTTTGCTCTTCTGCTTGAGGAGCGCGTTTTCCAGTCCCCGCACCAGTTCGTGGTCCGTGACGCTCCCGTCGTTCCACCTGCGTTTTGCTTTCGGAGCTCCCGTGCTGGTTGTTCCCCAatccccccctcccccacCCCCCGCGTCGAACGTTGCTttgttttccgtctcttaCCAACGAAGTGCGCGTCGTGGCCGAGAGCGATTCGTTCTCGGGAGTCCCATTTTCAGAATCCTAGGTCCAcgaacaggagaaaaagatcTGCGGACTGCCCTCGGTTAccgttcttctgtcttctctaGGGGCCCCGTTTGGGGCCCGTCCCCACCATGACACTGCGCCGTTTACCGAGAGAACGGATGCGCCGTCTGTTTTGTGTTCAGCAAGCAACGCGCTCGCAAAGCTGGCGAGCATGGCGGCGCCAGGGTGCGTCGTGGTTCGCGAAGGGAAAGTCCAAACTGTGGGGGCGGTCGACGTGGTCCCCGGCGACGTCGTCGTGCTGGCCACAGGCAACAGCGTCGCGGCGGACATGCGGTGCATTGAGTCTGTGGAGCTGAAGACGAACGAAGCACTTCTcacgggcgagagcgaggacatTTCCAAGACGTTGCGCGCCAAAGACTACGACACGCCGTTTGCGACCAACCTGTGCTTTGCTTCGACAATCGTGACGAACGGAAGTGGACGgggcctcgtcttcgcgaCCGGAATGGAAACACAAGTTGGCCGCATTGCTCAGCAACTGAAGAAAGCGGGCGAAGGCTCGCGATTGACCCCGCTGCAGCGAGGCTTGAATCGCCTCGGAGGCATGATTGGGCTGATCGCCATTTGCGTCCTGATCGTCGTCGTCGTTGTCGCCATTCTGACCGGATACAAAGATCCTGCACACCCTGACGCCGACCCTGTCTTCACGGTGGGTTCGCGCTTCGTGACAAAAACGCGACTGGCGTGCGAAATCCGTCTGGGCGCTTGCTCCCCTCCGTCGCACAGCTAGCTCCGGTCTCCCTTGTCTCAAAAAATCCGACCTGCGAAGGGACAGAAACCCATCCCGTTCGGTCGGTCTCTGCAAAATAGACGTGCTGCGTTTGCACCTATGTACGGACAAAACcggcactgcatgcgcatgtcCTTTCTGGCCATGCCTGTGGGAAACGGGAGGGCCGGATTGGCGCCTTCGGGAACTTCTGAGCAGGCAAAGACCGTGCATGCGGGCCCGTCGGCCGCCTCATCGCTTTTCTGGGTTCTTCGGCTCTGTTCCCACGGCCCGGACACTCTCCACGAATGGCCTGTAGGTTCGCGGCTGGGCACCGGAGAGTTCGGGATCCTTCTGcgtttctccactttctccACACCGTAGgcggcgcgtttccccctgtctctttgGTTTCGCAGATCGTCCTGGTCGCCGTCGGCTTTGCGGTCTCCTCGATTCCCGAAGGTTTGCCGATGGTGGTGACGATTTGCTTGTCGCTGGGCGCTCGAGACAtggtgaagagaaaggcgaatgTGCGCAAACTCCCGGCTGTCGAGACACTGGGCTGCTGCTCCGTCATCTGCAGTGACAAGACAGGGACGCTGACCGAAGGCAAAATGACCGCCGTTCGGCTCGTCACTGTGTGCCGACAAGGGAAAGTTGTCAACGCCGACGGCTTCACCAAGAGTTTCGGATTTTACCCCACAAAGGGCTTTGACCCTAACGGGGGCATCTTCGACTTGAACAAGCTCgacgagaaaacaaaggtGAGGCTCCGAAAGAACTCGTGCGCTCCAAGACGCGCCCTTTCCTTATCTATAAATATGCAaaaacgtatatatatatatatatgcatatgcatgcgtgtatacgtgcatgcatgtatgtatgccTTCTTATCTGTTTTGATCTGTATGCACGTCCGAAAAGGCGTGAGCGTCGCGAGGCGGGCGACTTGCCAGTCTCTTTTGAACTTTGCCTCTGCCTGTCGTGAAGGAGGAGTTTTGATTGGTGGGATGGCGCCGAGGTGTTTCGGGCGCACGGCGTTTTTGGGCCCAGACTGAGACTCTTGTCTGTTGCATGCTCCAGCTGCCTCTGCCGCATTCTTGTGTGTGTCGTTCACATGACTCGAGGACTGTAGAATAACTGAAGTTATAGCTGTTTAGCTCCCCCGCTAGGGTGTCCGGTTTGGTTTCCAtccgggtgtctccggcTCGTGTCTCTTGTTGTCCTTCCAGAACAACCTGATGATCCAGTACCGGGACGGCGCGTTCCAGGACTACGACGCGATCTGCCACAACTACGGCAACCCCGCGAACAAAGACCCGACAACGAAACTCGTGCGCTCGGTCATGCTCTCTGGCTACCTGAACTCGCACGCTACCACCCTCGAACGCGATCCGGACACGAACCGGTGGCTGGCCAAAGGCAACATGAGCGAGGGTGAGTTTCCTTTCTCGAACACCCCCCTCCCCTCCAAGAGATCAAGACAGCTAAAAAAACTGGTACCCCTCTGGAGCCGAGGGTTAGGGCGTCGGCATGCGACGCGCTGCAGTGCCGCACCTCTGCGTGTGCCTACTAGCAGttgcggcgaggaagcgcctgCGCAAGGCACGGGGCGCGGGGGgtgggcgaggagagagaggggggacaAGGCACTGACTGTCGGGGAAACCGCGCGGGTTCCCTGGAAAGCCAGGGTGCGAAGCagcccacacacacacgcggccGCGCGGCCGCGCGACCCGGTCTCTCCTTGGCGTCTCCTTTGCGCTGTGAGTTTCCGCTTTCGCCTGGATCTCCCTGGTCAGGAGAGCGTAATCCGCGTccggcctgtctctgctgcgttcCAGGCGCCATCGTCGTTGGTGCAGCCAAGGCCCGCTTCgggtctcctctcgccgggAAAAGCGAGCGCGCGGGAATGCACGACGCGAAACTGGACTA of the Neospora caninum Liverpool complete genome, chromosome XII genome contains:
- a CDS encoding putative P-type Ca(2+)-ATPase, with the translated sequence MAAPAPDNDVPSSAGQDPTPTGSAAVPEVSAGGNEHSKSADGAVREDTQAGSAVAEGTAAGQDGDSPHREFHHHRTVSRRLSSKRDSASAPNGAGHMHLGKSISSVSQCHREEHARLLPVGSSMSLAPGMGYENVETEVIDRLSKSHVSLKELVETARKTDPEAFRMAVTLTEQSHPTSGKNRFASLSIEELAKEFGLKDLNNGLTEEQVQENRRIYGPNILEKDKSEPVWKIFIQQFLSPVVLLLLIASIASLALQEWVEGAAILIIVTLNASLATYMEKSASNALAKLASMAAPGCVVVREGKVQTVGAVDVVPGDVVVLATGNSVAADMRCIESVELKTNEALLTGESEDISKTLRAKDYDTPFATNLCFASTIVTNGSGRGLVFATGMETQVGRIAQQLKKAGEGSRLTPLQRGLNRLGGMIGLIAICVLIVVVVVAILTGYKDPAHPDADPVFTIVLVAVGFAVSSIPEGLPMVVTICLSLGARDMVKRKANVRKLPAVETLGCCSVICSDKTGTLTEGKMTAVRLVTVCRQGKVVNADGFTKSFGFYPTKGFDPNGGIFDLNKLDEKTKNNLMIQYRDGAFQDYDAICHNYGNPANKDPTTKLVRSVMLSGYLNSHATTLERDPDTNRWLAKGNMSEGAIVVGAAKARFGSPLAGKSERAGMHDAKLDYPRVADLEVPFNSSRKMMMTVHQLPSANFFGDICLNSDGNKYTHCAIVKGAPDRVLQHVRYTVREGLSGPSVDWDTPVTPEEIQSVEAVNLDLSQQALRVLALTFRPLTDADVAALRKQDGADLRLRFALGETREELCLLGVIGSVDPPRPGVREAIERCGEAGIRVIMITGDQRPTAVAIAKDIGLLTSHDDSEQASIQCSGLHIDDDPMNEHLPEAQLDEIIARVKVFSRAQPEDKIAIVEALKRQGHTVAMTGDGVNDAPALKAADIGVAMGIAGTDVAKGASEMVLLDDNFVTIVAAVEEGRKIYSNIQKFVCFLLGTNIGEIIYLTIAIAASMPLPLEALQVLFLNLMSDGCPAVALAKEPSDDENMKIPPRPRKQPIMTRDWWLYGNLPHTVFEAGCVLMSLALGLYLCTGVVQLTPLHDQCSYYTAIDVSNNKEIDYRYFCRSFEYRVTQDYTGWVTHIDFWNPETQTMEQVLGAIAGKHPDVTVRTPGLAEYITEAMSDGCPSDVATDPKTGFCMPAAGTTVSSSSETPKGAAPRDYFDVSARGAKMGRTCSFITAVWCEMLRAYTVRSWHWFFLVFNRNPWMHLACSISATLTSLLTIVPGIQSAFSTCALPWYLYLFAIGCGFVNLILDELIPKPLYRWKNARETRAALASKASAVA